In Lolium rigidum isolate FL_2022 chromosome 7, APGP_CSIRO_Lrig_0.1, whole genome shotgun sequence, the DNA window TACGGCCCAAATGACGGAGGAGCAGAGCGGTGAGGAAGTAGGCTGGCATTTCGGCCAGCGAGTTCACAGCGACGCTGACGTAAAGATTGGTCTTTAGGTTGACCACGTTAAGACTCAGCCCGAAGTAGACTACCGAGCAAAGGAAGTTGATGATCACCGTGAGCACAAGCCTCGCCCGCGTCGTTGGTGACCGGATTGCATCTAGGATTGTACCTGAAGACGAAGACGGCTCCTTGCCGCCGGCGTGGAGCTCGGCCGCCTCACCCTCGCTGTCAAGCTTGAGTGTGACATTCTCGGGGATGCACCTGCCGTTGGTGGACGCGATGGCGCGCAAGACGCGCATGGCGTCGTGGGCGCGCCCACGCACGAGGTACCACCGAGGGGACTCGGCGACGAAAGGCATGACGATGAGCACGTAGGCGAGGGAGGGAAGAGAGGTGACGACGTAGAGGATGCGCCAGGAGGACTGGAACATCACTGCGACGCCGGCGAGGGCCGCGATGCCGCCGGAGAAAAAGTACATGGTAGACATGCCTACGACACCACGGCGGGAAGGCCCGATGGTCTCCGTGGCTAGGACGAAGGAGCAGAGGCCGACGCTGCCGGTGCTGAAGCCCGTGAGAAGGCGCAGTGTAGCGTAGACCCAGTAGTTTGGAGACAACGCGGTGACGAGGCCGAAGACGGCGTTGAGGAAGCACAGCACCACCAGGGAGCCCTTCCGACCCAGAAACGAGTCGGAGAGGTGCCCGAACACGCCCGCGCCTGCCAAAGCGACTCGTATCGTATGAAAACATTACCGACAAATTTGGCATGAAAACaattcaaaaagaaaagaaaaaacacgcGTCATATTATATATAGGTCTCAAATAACAGTGTACGTACCGATCATGCATCCAACGAAGAAGATGGCCTGGACGAGGCCGACCTTGTACCGCTCGCCGCAGATGAGGCCCCACTCGGCCACCGTCGAGGcggtttgcacaaaaataacccaaaactgaaataaaagcacagactgaccctccggcgaaactatttcacccatctaacccttttgtgtggcgcccctcacaccggcgccacacatgcctgtGTGGCGCCCCTGTCGCTGGCGCCACAAACCGGTCCGACGTGgctcgtcgacgctgagctggtgatcccgatccgacgtggcagcatgtgtggcgccgctcccgctGGCGCCACacgttgaaagtgtggcgcccctggcaagggcgccacacatccacttaagtttggCCGCGCGCGCCCATCCCAGCCCgaccattttctttctcctctctGCTTCCCGTGAAGAACAGGAGGTGGCCGGCGGTTCCTCTCTCTCCCCCTTTC includes these proteins:
- the LOC124671265 gene encoding organic cation/carnitine transporter 4-like yields the protein MSTAGEVTSPRVSIDEALAQHAGEFGRWQLRHFVLVSAAWTLEAMHTMVMIFADREPNMACAAVERRCGDRCDGSGAGWDWVQGSASSTVAEWGLICGERYKVGLVQAIFFVGCMIGAGVFGHLSDSFLGRKGSLVVLCFLNAVFGLVTALSPNYWVYATLRLLTGFSTGSVGLCSFVLATETIGPSRRGVVGMSTMYFFSGGIAALAGVAVMFQSSWRILYVVTSLPSLAYVLIVMPFVAESPRWYLVRGRAHDAMRVLRAIASTNGRCIPENVTLKLDSEGEAAELHAGGKEPSSSSGTILDAIRSPTTRARLVLTVIINFLCSVVYFGLSLNVVNLKTNLYVSVAVNSLAEMPAYFLTALLLRHLGRKPLAIGTMLLSGVSCTAGSLIVGAGMNRVLRMVFGVVGIFGMAATYNLLVVFTAELFPTAVRAAVLGCTTQASQMGAILAPLVVVLGERLPFIVFAVSGIVGGLLVFFLPETMNKPLYDTMAGLEKGERASIRCEDTQT